The following are from one region of the Halodesulfurarchaeum sp. HSR-GB genome:
- the sufD gene encoding Fe-S cluster assembly protein SufD: MSSAQFREAVDRETVTALAEQFQEPEWLLETRLEALEAIEELDYPSVIQTPGRKWTNLDDLDFESLVDPLSQPAETGRAGGDEVAVRSIAETLQEDPELLEEHYGTVIDPLDNRLVALATALRSGGTVVHVPADVDAGTVQIETEMNGRSRLEYTLVVAEANSSVTVVDRRSSGDPIDASRYYGGTVEVVAGENATVNYGSLQQFDDDTYAYTKSEGVADTYAAVNWLEGNLGSRLRKSEVGTRLEGDGSETKTVGAFFGRYEQHFDLDSRVWHRGEHTTADLVTRGVVDDRARSVYEGTQDVGREAWDTSSYQRENTLMLSDDSEADASPKLIINNHDTEASHAASVGQVDQRDLFYMTSRGVPEQRARNMLVEGFFVPVLEEMDVEGLREDFEAGVAARLTE, encoded by the coding sequence ATGAGCAGTGCCCAGTTCCGCGAGGCGGTCGATCGCGAAACCGTCACCGCACTCGCCGAACAGTTCCAGGAGCCGGAGTGGCTCCTCGAAACCCGTCTTGAAGCGCTGGAAGCGATCGAGGAACTGGATTACCCCTCGGTCATTCAGACGCCGGGTCGGAAGTGGACCAACCTGGATGACCTGGACTTCGAGTCGCTGGTCGACCCGCTCTCCCAGCCCGCGGAGACGGGTCGAGCAGGCGGGGATGAGGTCGCCGTGCGTTCGATCGCCGAGACGCTTCAGGAGGACCCGGAACTCCTCGAGGAGCACTACGGAACGGTCATCGACCCGCTCGATAACCGACTGGTGGCCCTGGCGACGGCACTCCGCTCCGGTGGAACCGTCGTCCACGTGCCGGCCGACGTCGACGCCGGAACGGTCCAGATCGAGACCGAGATGAACGGCCGGTCGCGCCTGGAGTACACGTTGGTCGTCGCCGAAGCGAACAGTTCCGTGACCGTCGTCGACCGCCGTTCCTCCGGCGATCCGATCGACGCGTCGCGGTATTACGGCGGGACTGTCGAGGTCGTGGCCGGCGAGAACGCCACGGTGAACTACGGTTCGCTGCAGCAGTTCGACGACGACACCTACGCGTACACCAAATCGGAGGGCGTCGCGGACACCTACGCGGCGGTGAACTGGCTGGAAGGCAATCTGGGCTCCCGGCTCCGCAAGTCCGAGGTCGGCACGCGACTCGAAGGCGACGGCTCGGAGACCAAGACCGTCGGTGCCTTCTTCGGCCGATACGAGCAGCATTTCGACCTCGACTCGCGGGTCTGGCATCGTGGTGAGCACACCACGGCGGACCTGGTCACTCGCGGTGTCGTAGACGATCGCGCTCGTTCGGTCTACGAGGGCACCCAGGATGTCGGTCGCGAGGCCTGGGACACGAGTTCCTACCAGCGCGAGAACACCCTGATGCTCTCCGACGACAGCGAGGCCGACGCCTCGCCGAAGCTCATCATCAACAACCACGACACCGAGGCCTCCCACGCGGCCTCGGTGGGACAGGTCGACCAGCGAGACCTCTTCTACATGACCTCCCGTGGGGTCCCCGAGCAACGGGCTCGGAACATGCTCGTCGAGGGCTTTTTCGTCCCGGTCCTGGAGGAGATGGACGTCGAAGGGCTGCGCGAGGACTTCGAGGCTGGCGTCGCAGCGCGGCTGACCGAGTAA
- a CDS encoding mechanosensitive ion channel family protein, with protein sequence MAVISTLLTLLRRLLLALESLAVVIVVFGLVYLFGRYVVVPTVDYAFDSVTADETLKHTIHKVTGAAFLLLGFYLALPLSGLATTPTTVAAITAGGTIAVGFASREILSNFVSGVILVLDPEFRIGDWIRWGETEGVIEAIGFRVTRVHTFDNELITVPNSQLTTNQVWNPANKDRRRVTCRIGIDYDADIQTARDILLQVALAQESIEDRPSPTIHVVELAESDIGLKVLFWIGDPERAEIVSIQSEYFEQAKAQLDAAGIDMPYPHRELTGSVAVHDRSDSNSAR encoded by the coding sequence ATGGCAGTCATTTCGACCCTTCTGACGTTGCTACGGCGGCTGCTTCTGGCCCTGGAGTCGTTAGCCGTCGTCATCGTCGTCTTCGGGCTCGTCTATCTCTTCGGGCGGTACGTTGTCGTCCCGACAGTCGATTACGCCTTCGACTCGGTCACGGCCGACGAGACGCTCAAACACACCATCCACAAAGTGACGGGGGCCGCCTTTCTGCTGCTGGGATTTTACCTGGCGCTCCCACTCTCCGGGCTCGCAACGACCCCGACTACCGTGGCAGCGATCACCGCCGGTGGCACGATCGCGGTCGGGTTCGCTTCCCGGGAGATCCTCTCGAACTTCGTCAGTGGCGTCATCCTGGTGCTAGATCCGGAGTTTCGGATCGGCGATTGGATCCGGTGGGGCGAGACGGAGGGTGTCATCGAGGCGATCGGCTTTCGAGTGACACGCGTGCACACCTTTGACAACGAACTCATCACGGTTCCGAACTCCCAGTTAACGACCAATCAGGTGTGGAACCCCGCAAACAAGGACCGACGGCGAGTTACCTGTCGGATCGGAATCGACTACGACGCCGATATCCAGACCGCCCGGGACATTTTGCTGCAGGTTGCTCTCGCCCAGGAGAGCATCGAGGATCGGCCCTCGCCAACAATTCACGTCGTGGAGTTGGCCGAATCGGATATCGGGCTCAAGGTGCTTTTCTGGATCGGGGATCCGGAACGGGCAGAGATCGTGTCGATCCAGTCGGAGTACTTCGAGCAAGCGAAGGCACAACTCGATGCGGCCGGTATCGATATGCCCTATCCGCACCGTGAGTTGACCGGGAGTGTCGCCGTTCACGATCGATCGGATTCGAATTCCGCCCGATGA
- a CDS encoding sulfatase: MSSDSPSNVLLITVDSLRADAISPYDDSRHTPVMDDLAERGTVYEQAFATGNWTPFSFPGIMASQPVFRETGRIGVEGLSPLASVLSEAGIETAGFNAANGFLTDHWGYDEGFDSFESFVASVGSNAYSRYLATHPTVEAWVQLATAPIRRLHSWVRGKSEDRPFLDASRMFDVEEAAVEEIESNDGPSFVWIHYMDTHTPYVPAPRYIREVSGSRIGTHRMLHAHTRTGLGWEVGPKTLEELRMLYQAAVRQVDASIGRLLEAVESNGQAGETAVVLAGDHGEEFQEHGHLAHYPKLYDELIHVPLIVDVPGRQPSRVDSAVGLDAIPPTVTDLLDVDPAADWSGRSLVPSLETGTVDHPEPVVSVTVRGESVTSQPIPRSLEDGDLWVSVRDRDWTYIECVPKDRRELYYRPTDPTQQTDLSEDPGEEGVAVMDRFAGIVAAHADALGDSPADDEPDPAANGDLEQRLTALGYR; encoded by the coding sequence ATGAGCTCAGATTCACCCTCGAATGTGCTTCTCATCACGGTCGACTCGCTGCGAGCGGACGCCATCAGCCCGTACGACGACTCGCGGCACACCCCGGTCATGGACGACCTCGCCGAACGTGGTACCGTCTACGAGCAGGCCTTCGCGACCGGGAACTGGACGCCGTTTTCCTTTCCCGGAATCATGGCCTCCCAGCCAGTCTTTCGGGAGACGGGACGGATCGGTGTGGAGGGGCTCTCGCCGCTCGCGAGTGTCCTTTCCGAGGCTGGGATCGAGACGGCGGGTTTCAACGCGGCCAACGGGTTTCTCACCGACCACTGGGGGTACGACGAGGGGTTCGACAGTTTCGAGTCCTTCGTCGCGAGCGTCGGTTCGAACGCCTACAGTCGCTATCTGGCGACCCACCCCACGGTCGAAGCCTGGGTCCAACTGGCGACGGCCCCGATCCGCCGGTTGCACTCCTGGGTCCGGGGCAAGAGCGAGGACCGGCCGTTTCTCGATGCCTCCCGCATGTTCGACGTGGAAGAAGCGGCAGTCGAGGAGATCGAATCGAACGATGGACCGTCGTTTGTCTGGATCCACTACATGGACACCCACACGCCGTACGTGCCGGCCCCGCGATACATTCGGGAGGTCTCCGGCTCCCGGATCGGAACCCATCGAATGCTCCACGCACACACCCGAACGGGGCTAGGATGGGAGGTCGGGCCGAAGACCCTGGAGGAGCTCCGGATGCTCTATCAGGCGGCCGTTCGGCAGGTCGATGCGAGCATCGGCCGGCTCCTCGAGGCCGTCGAATCGAACGGTCAGGCCGGCGAGACGGCAGTGGTCCTGGCCGGCGATCACGGCGAGGAGTTTCAGGAACACGGCCACCTCGCCCACTATCCGAAACTCTACGACGAACTGATCCACGTCCCGCTAATCGTCGACGTGCCGGGCCGGCAGCCCTCGCGGGTCGACTCGGCCGTGGGACTCGACGCGATTCCGCCGACGGTGACAGACCTTCTGGACGTCGACCCGGCGGCGGACTGGTCGGGTCGCTCCCTTGTACCGAGCCTGGAGACGGGCACCGTGGATCACCCCGAACCCGTGGTCTCGGTGACGGTTCGGGGCGAATCGGTCACCAGCCAGCCGATCCCGCGCTCGCTCGAGGACGGCGACCTCTGGGTGAGCGTCCGGGACCGAGACTGGACGTATATCGAGTGTGTTCCAAAAGACAGACGCGAGCTTTATTATCGACCGACAGATCCAACTCAGCAGACGGATTTGAGTGAGGATCCTGGCGAGGAGGGGGTAGCCGTGATGGATCGGTTTGCTGGTATCGTGGCGGCTCACGCGGACGCACTGGGGGACTCGCCGGCAGACGACGAGCCCGACCCGGCCGCAAACGGTGATCTGGAGCAGCGGTTGACGGCACTCGGCTATCGGTAG
- a CDS encoding GtrA family protein, whose product MLRSFLRGLHSGPVAEQLRRFVIVGTVAAGIQLLVLWLLVDAVGLNYLLGAVIAIEFTILFQYVLNNAWTFEAAKNTGRREYYAGLVKTNLVRGSAIPLQLGVLFVLVEFAAIPYLLANAVAILVSGVYRFYLDARWTWGQ is encoded by the coding sequence ATGCTCAGGTCCTTTCTCCGCGGGTTACACAGCGGTCCGGTTGCTGAACAGCTACGGCGGTTCGTGATCGTCGGTACCGTCGCGGCCGGGATCCAGCTACTCGTGCTCTGGCTGCTCGTGGACGCTGTCGGCCTGAACTACCTCCTCGGGGCCGTTATCGCCATCGAGTTTACGATCCTCTTCCAGTACGTTCTCAACAACGCCTGGACCTTCGAGGCCGCGAAGAACACGGGTCGTCGCGAATATTATGCGGGGCTGGTCAAGACCAACCTGGTCCGGGGCTCGGCGATCCCACTGCAACTCGGCGTGCTGTTCGTTCTGGTCGAGTTCGCTGCGATCCCGTATCTCCTCGCGAACGCCGTCGCGATTCTCGTCAGCGGGGTCTATCGCTTCTATCTCGACGCGCGATGGACCTGGGGACAGTAA